The DNA segment ATCGACGGGGTCGCCCGCCGGCCGCCCGCCGCGGAAGGGGATGAACGACACCCGGTAACCGACGGGATCTGAGCGGTTCCAACTGCCGTGCTCTCCGACGAACACGCCTTCGGCAAAGGGCGCGCCGAGTGCCGGGACTGAAAAGGCCAGGCCGAGCGGCGCGCGATGCGAGCCGATGCTGTAATCGGGCTTGACCGTAGCCGCGACGAGGTCGGGCCGTGCAGGTTTGATACGCGGGTCAACATTCTGTCCCCAATAAGCGTAGGGCCAACCGTAGAAGGCTCCCGGACGGACCGACGTGATGTAGTCGGGGACCAGGTTCGGGCCGAGTTCGTCACGTTCGTTGACCGCCGCCCAGATCGTGCCGGTGAATGGTTGGGTCGCCAGCGCGCTCGGATTGCGCAGGCCCGAGGCATAAACTTTGTGCATGCCCGTCTGCGTATCGATTTGCCAAATGACCGCGCGATCCTGTTCGGCCATCATCCCGCGTTCACCGATATTGCTGTTCGAACCGATGCCGACGAACAGGTAGCGGCCATCGGCGCTGGCGGTCATCGCCTTGGTCCAGTGATGGTTGATTTCGGATGGTAGCTTGGTCACCAGCGTGGGCGGCCCGCTCGCTGTGGCCTGGCCTGGCTGATAGGCGAAGCGCACCAGGCTGTCCTGGTTGGCGACGTAAATGGCGCCGTCGACATAGGCGAGACCATAGGGCGC comes from the Sphingomonas xanthus genome and includes:
- a CDS encoding PQQ-dependent sugar dehydrogenase, whose protein sequence is MIGRSLVSIVALSFTLAACSEEAPPERFGANPELPEIERGLFPNMEIADPAGWDGDLPTVPEGFKIEAIATDLKIPRQTLVLPNGDILVAEGKADAAPPLRPKDFIAGRIKKKGTTSVKGGDRLTILRDADGDGRYEARGVFADKLNAPYGLAYVDGAIYVANQDSLVRFAYQPGQATASGPPTLVTKLPSEINHHWTKAMTASADGRYLFVGIGSNSNIGERGMMAEQDRAVIWQIDTQTGMHKVYASGLRNPSALATQPFTGTIWAAVNERDELGPNLVPDYITSVRPGAFYGWPYAYWGQNVDPRIKPARPDLVAATVKPDYSIGSHRAPLGLAFSVPALGAPFAEGVFVGEHGSWNRSDPVGYRVSFIPFRGGRPAGDPVDFVAAFMKEGKTRGRPVGVTVDPRGAVIVADDLSNTVWRISRVQAPATPAA